The Tistrella bauzanensis genome includes a window with the following:
- a CDS encoding SLC13 family permease translates to MPAASARHPRLPAIIAGLLLIASLSVRALPELGLHPGGLTAEAATAAALVVATLGLWATGLLPEAVTALGFFTIAMLTGLAPPEVVFSGLTSSAFWLIFSGLVIGVAVRQSGLGAYIAGHLARRVGGTYRGALIGCLIFGLVMAFLMPSAMGRIVLILPVLAALGEHLGFTAGTRRHTGLMLAGVIGTFLPSFTILPANVPNNVMVGIIEAASGPVPTFSSYLVTNFPVLGLLKTVVLAGVLLALYGRDRVAMAGRPATPEPMTRAQRRLAGLLCLALCFWMTDALHHISPAWISMTVAVICLIPRSGFLPPRALQTLNMEPVFYAAGIIGLGALIVHAGLGGWLAGVLLDAAGLVPGEAIGNFARMSGLATAIAFATTLSGVPAVLTPLTSDLSAATGLSPAAILAAQVAGFSTVVLPYQAPPLMMAILIGPLPARDVARLCLITAAITILILWPLQALWLRLIGVI, encoded by the coding sequence ATGCCCGCCGCTTCAGCCCGCCATCCGCGTCTGCCCGCCATCATCGCCGGCCTGTTGTTGATCGCATCGTTGAGCGTGCGCGCGCTGCCGGAACTGGGCCTGCATCCCGGCGGGCTGACGGCAGAGGCGGCCACCGCCGCCGCGCTGGTGGTGGCGACGCTGGGGCTGTGGGCAACCGGGCTGCTGCCTGAAGCGGTCACCGCTCTCGGCTTCTTCACCATTGCGATGCTCACCGGGCTGGCACCGCCCGAGGTGGTGTTCTCAGGGCTCACCTCCTCGGCCTTCTGGCTGATCTTCTCAGGGCTGGTGATCGGGGTCGCGGTGCGCCAGAGCGGGCTCGGCGCCTATATCGCCGGCCATCTGGCCCGGCGGGTGGGCGGTACCTATCGCGGCGCATTGATCGGCTGCCTGATCTTCGGGCTGGTCATGGCCTTCCTGATGCCCTCGGCCATGGGCCGGATCGTGTTGATCCTGCCGGTTCTGGCCGCTCTGGGCGAGCATCTGGGCTTCACGGCCGGCACGCGCCGCCACACCGGCCTGATGCTGGCGGGCGTGATCGGCACCTTCCTGCCCTCTTTCACCATCCTGCCCGCGAATGTGCCCAACAATGTGATGGTCGGCATCATCGAGGCGGCATCAGGGCCGGTGCCGACGTTCTCGTCCTATCTGGTGACGAATTTTCCGGTGCTCGGGCTGTTGAAGACGGTCGTGCTGGCGGGTGTGCTGCTGGCGCTCTATGGCCGCGACCGGGTGGCAATGGCCGGCCGACCGGCAACGCCGGAGCCGATGACGAGGGCGCAGCGCCGGTTGGCGGGCCTGCTGTGTCTGGCGCTGTGCTTCTGGATGACCGACGCGCTGCACCACATCTCGCCGGCCTGGATCAGCATGACGGTGGCGGTGATCTGCCTGATCCCGCGATCGGGCTTCCTGCCGCCGCGTGCCCTGCAGACGCTGAACATGGAGCCGGTGTTCTATGCGGCCGGCATCATCGGCCTCGGGGCGCTGATCGTCCATGCCGGGCTCGGCGGCTGGCTGGCCGGCGTGCTGCTGGATGCGGCCGGGCTGGTGCCGGGTGAGGCGATCGGCAATTTCGCCCGGATGAGCGGGCTTGCAACTGCGATCGCCTTTGCAACCACCCTGTCCGGCGTGCCGGCGGTCCTCACGCCGCTCACCAGCGATCTCAGCGCCGCCACCGGGCTCAGCCCCGCCGCCATTCTGGCGGCCCAGGTCGCCGGATTCTCCACCGTCGTTCTGCCCTATCAGGCGCCACCACTGATGATGGCGATCCTGATCGGGCCGCTGCCGGCGCGGGATGTGGCGCGGCTGTGCCTGATCACCGCCGCCATCACCATCCTGATCCTGTGGCCGTTGCAGGCCTTGTGGCTGCGCCTGATCGGCGTGATCTGA
- a CDS encoding RtcB family protein: MSGSYDLLSQVYEPARHAGAAPVKMWTRGVPVAELPMQQLLNTASLPFIYKWLAVMPDVHFGKGSTIGSVIPTRGAIIPAAVGVDIGCGMMAVRSSLTAADLPDTLAPLRTALEQAVPHGRRVGRGKRDTGSWAVPPEAATRAWADLAPDFDRITDRHPALAKANALVHLGTLGTGNHFLEMCLDEADRVWFMLHSGSRGVGNMIGTHFIALARREMERFFINLPDADLAYLAEGTEHFDDYVQAVDWAQRFAMANRAVMMTHAIAAARQVFDRPFTAHLEAVNCHHNYVARERHFGQEVLVTRKGAVRAAEGVMGIIPGSMGAKSFIVRGRGNADSFCSCAHGAGRVMSRTEAHRRFTLDDHLRDTAGVECRKDAGVLDETPRAYKDIDAVMAAQADLVEIVHTLKQVVCVKG, encoded by the coding sequence ATGAGCGGCAGCTATGATCTGTTGAGCCAGGTTTATGAACCCGCGCGCCATGCCGGTGCCGCACCGGTGAAGATGTGGACCCGGGGCGTGCCGGTGGCCGAGCTGCCGATGCAGCAACTGCTGAACACGGCCTCGCTGCCCTTCATCTACAAATGGCTGGCGGTGATGCCCGACGTCCATTTCGGCAAGGGATCGACCATCGGATCGGTGATCCCGACCCGGGGCGCGATCATTCCGGCGGCAGTGGGGGTGGATATCGGCTGCGGCATGATGGCGGTGCGCAGCTCGTTGACCGCGGCCGATCTGCCGGACACGCTGGCGCCGTTGCGCACGGCGCTGGAGCAGGCCGTGCCGCATGGCCGCCGTGTCGGGCGCGGCAAGCGCGATACGGGATCCTGGGCGGTGCCGCCTGAGGCCGCCACCCGTGCCTGGGCGGATCTGGCACCGGATTTCGACCGGATCACCGATCGTCATCCGGCGCTCGCCAAGGCCAATGCGCTGGTGCATCTGGGCACGCTCGGCACCGGCAATCATTTTCTGGAAATGTGCCTGGATGAAGCCGACCGGGTCTGGTTCATGCTCCATTCCGGATCGCGCGGCGTGGGCAACATGATCGGCACCCATTTCATCGCCCTGGCCCGGCGCGAGATGGAGCGGTTCTTCATCAACCTGCCCGATGCCGATCTGGCCTATCTGGCCGAGGGCACCGAGCATTTCGACGATTATGTGCAGGCGGTGGACTGGGCGCAGCGCTTCGCCATGGCGAACCGCGCGGTGATGATGACCCACGCGATCGCGGCCGCACGCCAGGTGTTCGATCGACCGTTCACGGCGCATCTGGAAGCGGTGAACTGCCACCACAACTATGTGGCGCGTGAGCGGCATTTCGGCCAGGAGGTGCTGGTGACGCGCAAGGGTGCGGTGCGGGCGGCCGAGGGTGTGATGGGCATCATCCCCGGATCGATGGGGGCGAAATCCTTCATCGTCCGCGGGCGCGGCAATGCCGACAGCTTCTGCTCGTGCGCGCATGGTGCCGGACGGGTGATGTCGCGGACCGAGGCTCACCGTCGCTTCACGCTGGATGATCATCTGCGCGACACCGCCGGTGTCGAATGCCGCAAGGATGCCGGGGTTCTGGACGAAACTCCGCGTGCCTACAAGGATATCGACGCGGTGATGGCGGCTCAGGCCGACCTGGTCGAGATCGTCCACACGCTGAAGCAGGTGGTGTGCGTGAAGGGGTGA
- the rtcR gene encoding RNA repair transcriptional activator RtcR, whose translation MAKRRVALGFVGTTLDAGRMPARWKRWRPTISLCQQAAAIGLDRLELIHDTHSQGLYQQLASDIAEVAPALTLRPHLISLTNPWDLEEVYAALHDFARRYPFDTETEDYLINITTGTHVMQICWFLLVEARYIPAKLLQISPPRARDRDDSPGSHTIVDIDLSRYDRIATRFRAEEAEGVSVLKAGIETRNAAFNQLIDRIEQVAIRSSAPVLLTGPTGAGKSQLARRIYALKKARRQIAGPLVEVNCATLRGDAAMSALFGHVRGAFTGAITDRSGLLKAADGGVLFLDEIGELGLDEQAMILRAVEDRRFLPVGSDREVESRFQLIAGTNRDLGQAVRAGRFRDDLLARINLWSVDLPALRARPEDIDPNIDVELRRHAEREGRQVSFNREARQRYLAFATAPTALWPGNFRDLGASITRMATLAPSGRITEAVVIEEIARLASQWRAAAPPAPADDLSAVLDAGRLAMIDPFDRVQLAEVVRVCRTAPSLSAAGRMLFPVSRAARTAPNDADRLRKYLARFGLDWAAIKAATPGVEDGAP comes from the coding sequence ATGGCCAAGCGCCGCGTCGCTCTGGGTTTTGTCGGCACAACGCTGGATGCCGGCCGCATGCCTGCCCGCTGGAAGCGATGGCGACCGACCATCTCGCTCTGCCAGCAGGCGGCCGCCATCGGGCTCGATCGGCTGGAACTGATCCATGACACCCATTCGCAGGGTCTGTATCAGCAATTGGCCAGTGACATCGCCGAGGTGGCACCGGCTTTGACCCTGCGCCCGCATCTGATATCGCTGACCAACCCGTGGGATCTGGAAGAGGTTTATGCGGCTCTGCATGATTTCGCGCGCCGCTATCCATTCGATACCGAGACGGAAGACTATCTGATCAACATCACCACCGGCACTCATGTGATGCAGATCTGCTGGTTCCTGCTGGTCGAGGCTCGCTACATTCCGGCAAAGCTGTTGCAGATCTCGCCGCCCCGGGCGCGTGATCGTGACGACAGCCCCGGCAGCCACACCATCGTGGATATCGACCTGTCGCGCTATGACCGGATCGCCACACGCTTCCGCGCCGAGGAAGCCGAGGGCGTGTCGGTCCTGAAAGCCGGTATCGAAACGCGCAATGCCGCGTTCAACCAATTGATCGACCGCATCGAACAGGTGGCGATCCGGTCGTCGGCACCCGTGCTGCTGACCGGCCCGACTGGTGCCGGCAAATCACAACTCGCCCGGCGGATCTATGCGCTGAAGAAGGCCCGCCGGCAGATCGCGGGGCCGCTGGTCGAGGTGAACTGTGCCACGCTGCGCGGCGACGCGGCGATGTCGGCCCTGTTCGGGCATGTCCGCGGCGCCTTCACCGGGGCCATCACCGACCGCTCCGGCCTGCTGAAAGCCGCCGACGGCGGTGTGCTGTTTCTGGACGAAATCGGCGAACTGGGCCTGGACGAACAGGCCATGATCCTGCGCGCGGTCGAAGATCGCCGCTTCCTGCCGGTCGGCAGTGATCGCGAGGTGGAAAGCCGGTTCCAACTGATCGCCGGCACCAATCGCGATCTTGGCCAGGCAGTGCGTGCCGGCCGTTTCCGGGATGACCTGCTGGCCCGGATCAATCTGTGGAGCGTCGATCTGCCGGCCCTGCGCGCGCGCCCTGAAGACATCGACCCGAATATCGATGTCGAGTTGCGCCGCCATGCCGAGCGCGAGGGCCGGCAGGTGTCGTTCAATCGCGAGGCGCGGCAGCGCTATCTGGCCTTCGCAACCGCCCCCACAGCACTCTGGCCCGGTAATTTCCGCGATCTCGGCGCCTCGATCACCCGCATGGCAACACTGGCCCCATCAGGGCGGATCACCGAAGCCGTGGTGATCGAGGAAATCGCGCGGCTGGCCAGCCAATGGCGGGCAGCCGCGCCGCCTGCCCCGGCCGATGATCTGTCGGCCGTGCTCGATGCCGGGCGGCTGGCCATGATCGACCCGTTCGACCGGGTGCAGCTTGCCGAGGTGGTGCGGGTCTGCCGGACCGCACCGAGCTTGAGCGCCGCCGGCCGGATGCTGTTTCCCGTCTCCCGCGCCGCCAGGACCGCGCCCAATGACGCCGACCGGCTGCGCAAATATCTGGCGCGCTTCGGCCTGGACTGGGCGGCGATCAAGGCTGCCACGCCGGGCGTCGAAGACGGCGCGCCATAA
- a CDS encoding nucleotidyltransferase domain-containing protein, with product MSLRQIAPDMDPVIVGQIDRRLDALCSDHRVTIPLAIESGSRAWGFPSPDSDYDCRFVYVRSLDQYLTPWPPRDVIETPLDAIFDVNGWDLGKALHLLVKGNAVILEWLMSPVIYRGDNRFRQAFLDLAERHANPALIARHYLHLGEHQRATAFGDGRSVPQKKIFYALRPAMALRWLRLHPQAQFPPMQFQTLMSEGEVPAEVRAVAEALLARKTVSHELGSAPLDPVIGAFIDSEFTRARTYFPGERVAMPAEAKEDAAAFFHATVLSQTPALAHAASMAGT from the coding sequence ATGTCGTTGCGCCAGATCGCCCCGGACATGGACCCCGTCATTGTCGGTCAGATCGACCGGCGACTGGACGCTCTGTGCAGCGATCATCGGGTGACCATTCCGCTCGCCATCGAAAGCGGCAGCCGGGCCTGGGGCTTTCCATCACCCGACAGCGACTATGACTGCCGCTTCGTCTATGTCCGCAGCCTCGACCAGTATCTGACGCCCTGGCCGCCCCGCGACGTGATCGAAACCCCGCTGGATGCGATTTTCGACGTCAATGGCTGGGATCTGGGCAAGGCCCTGCACCTGTTGGTGAAGGGCAATGCGGTGATCCTGGAATGGCTGATGTCACCGGTGATCTATCGCGGCGACAACCGGTTCCGGCAGGCCTTTCTCGATCTCGCCGAACGTCATGCCAACCCGGCCCTGATCGCCCGCCACTATCTGCATCTGGGTGAACACCAGCGTGCCACGGCCTTTGGCGATGGCCGATCGGTGCCGCAGAAGAAGATCTTCTATGCGCTGCGGCCGGCCATGGCGCTCAGATGGCTGCGCCTGCATCCGCAGGCACAGTTCCCACCGATGCAGTTCCAGACCCTGATGTCGGAAGGCGAGGTGCCGGCAGAGGTCAGGGCAGTGGCAGAGGCGCTGCTGGCGCGCAAGACGGTCAGCCATGAGCTAGGCAGCGCGCCGCTCGATCCGGTGATCGGTGCCTTCATCGACAGCGAATTCACGCGCGCGCGGACATATTTTCCCGGCGAGCGCGTCGCCATGCCGGCAGAGGCTAAAGAGGATGCGGCGGCATTCTTCCACGCCACGGTGCTGAGCCAGACCCCTGCCCTGGCTCACGCCGCATCAATGGCCGGCACCTGA
- a CDS encoding Rrf2 family transcriptional regulator: MRLTTFSDYALRSLIFVGVAPGPLVTIGQIAEAYGISRNHLMKVVHQLGRLGYLETVRGKGGGLRLARLPADIRVGQVLRETERDSSLLECFEPGGHCAILPACTLRGALAEAEEAFFAHMDRYTLADLIRPRCDLAALLRLQVPAIDAA; the protein is encoded by the coding sequence ATGCGTCTGACCACGTTTTCCGACTATGCGCTGCGCAGCCTGATCTTTGTGGGGGTGGCACCGGGGCCGCTGGTGACCATCGGCCAGATTGCCGAGGCCTATGGCATCTCGCGCAATCATCTGATGAAGGTGGTCCACCAGCTTGGCCGGCTGGGCTATCTGGAGACCGTGCGCGGCAAGGGCGGCGGGCTCAGGCTGGCCCGCCTGCCGGCCGATATCCGCGTGGGGCAGGTGCTGCGCGAGACGGAACGGGACAGCAGCCTGCTTGAGTGTTTCGAGCCGGGTGGCCATTGCGCGATCCTGCCCGCCTGCACCCTGCGGGGCGCGCTGGCCGAGGCGGAAGAGGCGTTCTTTGCCCATATGGACCGCTATACCCTGGCCGATCTGATCCGGCCGCGCTGCGATCTCGCGGCCCTGCTGCGGCTTCAGGTGCCGGCCATTGATGCGGCGTGA